In Tenacibaculum sp. 190524A02b, the genomic stretch CTCGGCTGGTGTTTCAAAACCGGCGCCACATAATACACCACTTGAAGAAGCAATACTTTTAATAAATTCGTTACCATTTATGGGCCTAATAGTAATATTCTTTTTGTATTTGTGTTTATCTGTGTGCTTTGAAAATACTTCCCACTTAACACCTTTAAATTCAGATAAAACTTTAATGATTTTTTTATCACTATAAGCAGGAAGGTACACAGTGTAATGTCCTTTGTTAGTAACATTTCTATATCTTATATCCTTTCTAATAATTGGCGTAAAAATAGCAGAAGAGTAAGGCTTAAAGTGGAATCCAAATTTTACTCTTGCTGGGGCATAATATTTTAAAATTAATCGCTCAAATTTATAGAGACCATATTTAGGTGCATTTTCATCTAAAACAGCATTTTGATGACTCAAAGAAATAATAGGAATGTTTTTTAATTTAGCAGCCCATGCAGTAATAGGTTCAAAATCATTGATAACTAAATCATATTCTTCTACAGGAATAGATTGAATTTCTTTGTATAAGTTTCGCAACCTTATTTTTTTTATGGTTTTCCAAATATCAACACCACCTTTTTTTCCAAAAATAAAGCTTAAACCATATAATTTATATTTGATATCAAAAGGAAATTTCAATTCACATTGGTAGCCACTAATTAAAACATCAACTTCTGCTTTTCTTTGTAAAAAAGGTATGATTTCTATAGCTCTACTAGCATGCCCGTTTCCTGTTCCTTGAATTGCGTATAAAATTTTCATAAACTATTTTATTTTAAAGTTTTACTAATATTAAATTCAGCTAAAAGTTCTTCAAATAGCTGTGCATTATTAGCTTCTGCACTCACTAACTCTAAATCTTTTATTTTATAATCAAGATGAATGTTTTGAGCTAATTCATCTTTTTCGTATTCGTACAAGCTCCAAGAGTTGTTATTGTACTCTAAAGCTGTTAAGTTTTCTATCCAATCTCCTGAATTTAGATATAAAGTCTTTCCATTTGTATTATTGATTTCTTTTATTTCAGGTTGGTGTATATGCCCACAAACAACATAATCATACCCCTCTTCAATGGCTATATCAGAGGCAGTTGTTTCAAAATCATTTATAAATTTGACAGCACTTTTTACACTGTTTTTAATTTTCTTTGAAAAAGAAAGTCTTCCATATCCAAACTTTTCACTAATCCAATTTACAGCAGTGTTTATCATTATTAAAGTATCATAACCAATACCACCTAGCTTGGCAAGCCATTTA encodes the following:
- a CDS encoding glycosyltransferase family protein — its product is MKILYAIQGTGNGHASRAIEIIPFLQRKAEVDVLISGYQCELKFPFDIKYKLYGLSFIFGKKGGVDIWKTIKKIRLRNLYKEIQSIPVEEYDLVINDFEPITAWAAKLKNIPIISLSHQNAVLDENAPKYGLYKFERLILKYYAPARVKFGFHFKPYSSAIFTPIIRKDIRYRNVTNKGHYTVYLPAYSDKKIIKVLSEFKGVKWEVFSKHTDKHKYKKNITIRPINGNEFIKSIASSSGVLCGAGFETPAEALYLRKKLLVIPMKNQYEQQCNALSLHEIGVPVLKKFNKNQYAKISKWLKSKDIVEVHYPDITEDILDAITLPFYNETILPTIV
- a CDS encoding UDP-2,3-diacylglucosamine diphosphatase, translating into MKKHKKRKLDIVVISDIHLGTFGCRATELNNYLKTITPKTIILNGDIIDIWQFNKRYFPKPHMKVIKQLMSFITSGTKVYYITGNHDETLRKFKGFTLGSFEIVNKVILDIDGKKGWFFHGDVFDVTMQHSKWLAKLGGIGYDTLIMINTAVNWISEKFGYGRLSFSKKIKNSVKSAVKFINDFETTASDIAIEEGYDYVVCGHIHQPEIKEINNTNGKTLYLNSGDWIENLTALEYNNNSWSLYEYEKDELAQNIHLDYKIKDLELVSAEANNAQLFEELLAEFNISKTLK